One window of Felis catus isolate Fca126 chromosome D4, F.catus_Fca126_mat1.0, whole genome shotgun sequence genomic DNA carries:
- the DCTN3 gene encoding dynactin subunit 3 isoform X11, which produces MAAVSDVQRLQARVEELERWVYGSGGPRGSRKVADGLVKVQVALGNIASKRERVKILYKKIEDLIKYLDPEYIDRIAIPDASKLQFILAEEQFILSQIALLEQVEALVPMLDSAHIKGTSLEQRIHFQNLRQFGPKDTSPFLSMPPACSAWPRSTSSSRLLFSP; this is translated from the exons ATGGCGGCTGTCAGCGACGTGCAGCGGCTACAGGCCCGTGTGGAGGAGCTGGAGCGCTGGGTGTACGGGTCTGGCGGGCCGCGCGGCTCGCGGAAG GTGGCTGATGGCCTGGTCAAGGTACAAGTGGCTTTGGGGAACATTGCCagcaagagggagagggtgaAGATTCTCTACAAAAAGA TTGAAGACTTGATCAAATATCTGGATCCTGAGTACATTGACCGCATTGCCATACCTGATGCCTCTAAGCTGCAGTTTATCTTAGCAG AGGAGCAGTTTATCTTATCCCAGATTGCACTCCTGGAACAGGTGGAGGCTTTGGTGCCTATGCTGGACAGCGCTCACATCAAAGGTACCTCTTTAG AGCAGAGAATTCATTTTCAGAACCTCAGGCAGTTTGGACCTAAGGACACTAGT CCGTTCCTGAGCATGCCACCCGCCTGCAGCGCTTGGCCCAGATCCACATCCAGCAGCAG GCTCCTGTTCTCACCTTGA
- the DCTN3 gene encoding dynactin subunit 3 isoform X6 — protein MAAVSDVQRLQARVEELERWVYGSGGPRGSRKVADGLVKVQVALGNIASKRERVKILYKKIEDLIKYLDPEYIDRIAIPDASKLQFILAEEQFILSQIALLEQVEALVPMLDSAHIKAVPEHATRLQRLAQIHIQQQDQCVEITEESKALLEEYNKTTILLSKQFVQWDELLCQLEAAKQVKPAEE, from the exons ATGGCGGCTGTCAGCGACGTGCAGCGGCTACAGGCCCGTGTGGAGGAGCTGGAGCGCTGGGTGTACGGGTCTGGCGGGCCGCGCGGCTCGCGGAAG GTGGCTGATGGCCTGGTCAAGGTACAAGTGGCTTTGGGGAACATTGCCagcaagagggagagggtgaAGATTCTCTACAAAAAGA TTGAAGACTTGATCAAATATCTGGATCCTGAGTACATTGACCGCATTGCCATACCTGATGCCTCTAAGCTGCAGTTTATCTTAGCAG AGGAGCAGTTTATCTTATCCCAGATTGCACTCCTGGAACAGGTGGAGGCTTTGGTGCCTATGCTGGACAGCGCTCACATCAAAG CCGTTCCTGAGCATGCCACCCGCCTGCAGCGCTTGGCCCAGATCCACATCCAGCAGCAG GACCAGTGTGTGGAGATCACTGAGGAGTCCAAGGCTCTCCTGGAGGAATACAACAAAACT ACAATTCTTCTCTCCAAACAATTTGTGCAGTGGGATGAGCTACTTTGCCAGCTAGAGGCCGCCAAGCAAGTGAAGCCAGCAGAGGAGTGA
- the DCTN3 gene encoding dynactin subunit 3 isoform X10, with product MAAVSDVQRLQARVEELERWVYGSGGPRGSRKVADGLVKVQVALGNIASKRERVKILYKKIEDLIKYLDPEYIDRIAIPDASKLQFILAEEQFILSQIALLEQVEALVPMLDSAHIKEQRIHFQNLRQFGPKDTSPFLSMPPACSAWPRSTSSSSFREGKGLAWPHRDLLTL from the exons ATGGCGGCTGTCAGCGACGTGCAGCGGCTACAGGCCCGTGTGGAGGAGCTGGAGCGCTGGGTGTACGGGTCTGGCGGGCCGCGCGGCTCGCGGAAG GTGGCTGATGGCCTGGTCAAGGTACAAGTGGCTTTGGGGAACATTGCCagcaagagggagagggtgaAGATTCTCTACAAAAAGA TTGAAGACTTGATCAAATATCTGGATCCTGAGTACATTGACCGCATTGCCATACCTGATGCCTCTAAGCTGCAGTTTATCTTAGCAG AGGAGCAGTTTATCTTATCCCAGATTGCACTCCTGGAACAGGTGGAGGCTTTGGTGCCTATGCTGGACAGCGCTCACATCAAAG AGCAGAGAATTCATTTTCAGAACCTCAGGCAGTTTGGACCTAAGGACACTAGT CCGTTCCTGAGCATGCCACCCGCCTGCAGCGCTTGGCCCAGATCCACATCCAGCAGCAG CTttagagaggggaagggacttgcTTGGCCACATCGGGATCTTTTGACTCTCTGA
- the RPP25L gene encoding ribonuclease P protein subunit p25-like protein, giving the protein MEHYRKAGSVELPAPSPMPQLPPDTLEMRVRDGSKIRNLLGLALGRLEGGSARHVVFSGSGRAAGKAVSCAEIVKRRVPGLHQLTKLRFLQTEDSWVPVSPDTGLDPLTVRRHVPAVWVLLSRDPLDPNECGYQPPGAPPGLGPTSSSSCGPRPRRRVRDTWS; this is encoded by the coding sequence ATGGAGCACTACCGGAAAGCTGGCTCTGTGGAACTCCCAGCACCTTCTCCGATGCCCCAGCTACCTCCTGATACCCTGGAGATGCGGGTCCGAGATGGCAGCAAAATCCGCAACCTGCTGGGGCTGGCACTGGGTCGATTGGAGGGTGGTAGTGCACGGCATGTGGTGTTCTCAGGTTCTGGCAGGGCTGCAGGAAAGGCGGTCAGCTGTGCTGAGATTGTCAAGCGGCGGGTACCAGGCCTCCATCAGCTTACCAAATTGCGCTTCCTGCAGACCGAGGACAGCTGGGTGCCAGTCTCACCTGACACAGGCCTAGATCCCCTCACGGTGCGCCGCCATGTACCTGCAGTGTGGGTACTGCTCAGCCGGGACCCCCTGGACCCTAATGAATGTGGCTACCAGCCTCCAGGAGCACCCCCTGGCTTgggccccacatcaagctccagcTGTGGCCCACGACCCCGAAGAAGGGTTCGAGACACTTGGTCCTGA
- the DCTN3 gene encoding dynactin subunit 3 isoform X12 produces MAAVSDVQRLQARVEELERWVYGSGGPRGSRKVADGLVKVQVALGNIASKRERVKILYKKIEDLIKYLDPEYIDRIAIPDASKLQFILAEEQFILSQIALLEQVEALVPMLDSAHIKEQRIHFQNLRQFGPKDTSPFLSMPPACSAWPRSTSSSRLLFSP; encoded by the exons ATGGCGGCTGTCAGCGACGTGCAGCGGCTACAGGCCCGTGTGGAGGAGCTGGAGCGCTGGGTGTACGGGTCTGGCGGGCCGCGCGGCTCGCGGAAG GTGGCTGATGGCCTGGTCAAGGTACAAGTGGCTTTGGGGAACATTGCCagcaagagggagagggtgaAGATTCTCTACAAAAAGA TTGAAGACTTGATCAAATATCTGGATCCTGAGTACATTGACCGCATTGCCATACCTGATGCCTCTAAGCTGCAGTTTATCTTAGCAG AGGAGCAGTTTATCTTATCCCAGATTGCACTCCTGGAACAGGTGGAGGCTTTGGTGCCTATGCTGGACAGCGCTCACATCAAAG AGCAGAGAATTCATTTTCAGAACCTCAGGCAGTTTGGACCTAAGGACACTAGT CCGTTCCTGAGCATGCCACCCGCCTGCAGCGCTTGGCCCAGATCCACATCCAGCAGCAG GCTCCTGTTCTCACCTTGA
- the DCTN3 gene encoding dynactin subunit 3 isoform X8: MAAVSDVQRLQARVEELERWVYGSGGPRGSRKVADGLVKVQVALGNIASKRERVKILYKKIEDLIKYLDPEYIDRIAIPDASKLQFILAEEQFILSQIALLEQVEALVPMLDSAHIKAVPEHATRLQRLAQIHIQQQAPVLTLTCHQTILLSKQFVQWDELLCQLEAAKQVKPAEE; encoded by the exons ATGGCGGCTGTCAGCGACGTGCAGCGGCTACAGGCCCGTGTGGAGGAGCTGGAGCGCTGGGTGTACGGGTCTGGCGGGCCGCGCGGCTCGCGGAAG GTGGCTGATGGCCTGGTCAAGGTACAAGTGGCTTTGGGGAACATTGCCagcaagagggagagggtgaAGATTCTCTACAAAAAGA TTGAAGACTTGATCAAATATCTGGATCCTGAGTACATTGACCGCATTGCCATACCTGATGCCTCTAAGCTGCAGTTTATCTTAGCAG AGGAGCAGTTTATCTTATCCCAGATTGCACTCCTGGAACAGGTGGAGGCTTTGGTGCCTATGCTGGACAGCGCTCACATCAAAG CCGTTCCTGAGCATGCCACCCGCCTGCAGCGCTTGGCCCAGATCCACATCCAGCAGCAG GCTCCTGTTCTCACCTTGACCTGCCACCAGACAATTCTTCTCTCCAAACAATTTGTGCAGTGGGATGAGCTACTTTGCCAGCTAGAGGCCGCCAAGCAAGTGAAGCCAGCAGAGGAGTGA
- the DCTN3 gene encoding dynactin subunit 3 isoform X2, protein MAAVSDVQRLQARVEELERWVYGSGGPRGSRKVADGLVKVQVALGNIASKRERVKILYKKIEDLIKYLDPEYIDRIAIPDASKLQFILAEEQFILSQIALLEQVEALVPMLDSAHIKEQRIHFQNLRQFGPKDTSAPSSRQTWTHWTESKGTDPITGKAFFTSPCLQHWGGGMGQLWGPQGLFSPRALYPHPSPHPRLGSESKTRMGREPHHHL, encoded by the exons ATGGCGGCTGTCAGCGACGTGCAGCGGCTACAGGCCCGTGTGGAGGAGCTGGAGCGCTGGGTGTACGGGTCTGGCGGGCCGCGCGGCTCGCGGAAG GTGGCTGATGGCCTGGTCAAGGTACAAGTGGCTTTGGGGAACATTGCCagcaagagggagagggtgaAGATTCTCTACAAAAAGA TTGAAGACTTGATCAAATATCTGGATCCTGAGTACATTGACCGCATTGCCATACCTGATGCCTCTAAGCTGCAGTTTATCTTAGCAG AGGAGCAGTTTATCTTATCCCAGATTGCACTCCTGGAACAGGTGGAGGCTTTGGTGCCTATGCTGGACAGCGCTCACATCAAAG AGCAGAGAATTCATTTTCAGAACCTCAGGCAGTTTGGACCTAAGGACACTAGT GCTCCCTCTTCTAGGCAGACCTGGACCCACTGGACTGAGAGCAAAGGAACAGATCCCATAACAGGCAAAGCTTTCTTTACCTCACCCTGCTTACAGCATTGGGGTGGGGGTATGGGGCAACTCTGGGGACCCCAAGGTTTATTTTCTCCTAGGGCCCTGtatccccaccccagcccccaccctcgcCTTGGGTCCGAGAGTAAGACTAGGATGGGCAGGGAGCCACACCACCACCTTTAG
- the DCTN3 gene encoding dynactin subunit 3 isoform X4 produces MAAVSDVQRLQARVEELERWVYGSGGPRGSRKVADGLVKVQVALGNIASKRERVKILYKKIEDLIKYLDPEYIDRIAIPDASKLQFILAEEQFILSQIALLEQVEALVPMLDSAHIKEQRIHFQNLRQFGPKDTSPFLSMPPACSAWPRSTSSSRTSVWRSLRSPRLSWRNTTKLQFFSPNNLCSGMSYFAS; encoded by the exons ATGGCGGCTGTCAGCGACGTGCAGCGGCTACAGGCCCGTGTGGAGGAGCTGGAGCGCTGGGTGTACGGGTCTGGCGGGCCGCGCGGCTCGCGGAAG GTGGCTGATGGCCTGGTCAAGGTACAAGTGGCTTTGGGGAACATTGCCagcaagagggagagggtgaAGATTCTCTACAAAAAGA TTGAAGACTTGATCAAATATCTGGATCCTGAGTACATTGACCGCATTGCCATACCTGATGCCTCTAAGCTGCAGTTTATCTTAGCAG AGGAGCAGTTTATCTTATCCCAGATTGCACTCCTGGAACAGGTGGAGGCTTTGGTGCCTATGCTGGACAGCGCTCACATCAAAG AGCAGAGAATTCATTTTCAGAACCTCAGGCAGTTTGGACCTAAGGACACTAGT CCGTTCCTGAGCATGCCACCCGCCTGCAGCGCTTGGCCCAGATCCACATCCAGCAGCAG GACCAGTGTGTGGAGATCACTGAGGAGTCCAAGGCTCTCCTGGAGGAATACAACAAAACT ACAATTCTTCTCTCCAAACAATTTGTGCAGTGGGATGAGCTACTTTGCCAGCTAG
- the DCTN3 gene encoding dynactin subunit 3 isoform X3, which translates to MAAVSDVQRLQARVEELERWVYGSGGPRGSRKVADGLVKVQVALGNIASKRERVKILYKKIEDLIKYLDPEYIDRIAIPDASKLQFILAEEQFILSQIALLEQVEALVPMLDSAHIKGTSLEQRIHFQNLRQFGPKDTSPFLSMPPACSAWPRSTSSSRTSVWRSLRSPRLSWRNTTKLQFFSPNNLCSGMSYFAS; encoded by the exons ATGGCGGCTGTCAGCGACGTGCAGCGGCTACAGGCCCGTGTGGAGGAGCTGGAGCGCTGGGTGTACGGGTCTGGCGGGCCGCGCGGCTCGCGGAAG GTGGCTGATGGCCTGGTCAAGGTACAAGTGGCTTTGGGGAACATTGCCagcaagagggagagggtgaAGATTCTCTACAAAAAGA TTGAAGACTTGATCAAATATCTGGATCCTGAGTACATTGACCGCATTGCCATACCTGATGCCTCTAAGCTGCAGTTTATCTTAGCAG AGGAGCAGTTTATCTTATCCCAGATTGCACTCCTGGAACAGGTGGAGGCTTTGGTGCCTATGCTGGACAGCGCTCACATCAAAGGTACCTCTTTAG AGCAGAGAATTCATTTTCAGAACCTCAGGCAGTTTGGACCTAAGGACACTAGT CCGTTCCTGAGCATGCCACCCGCCTGCAGCGCTTGGCCCAGATCCACATCCAGCAGCAG GACCAGTGTGTGGAGATCACTGAGGAGTCCAAGGCTCTCCTGGAGGAATACAACAAAACT ACAATTCTTCTCTCCAAACAATTTGTGCAGTGGGATGAGCTACTTTGCCAGCTAG
- the DCTN3 gene encoding dynactin subunit 3 isoform X7 has protein sequence MAAVSDVQRLQARVEELERWVYGSGGPRGSRKVADGLVKVQVALGNIASKRERVKILYKKIEDLIKYLDPEYIDRIAIPDASKLQFILAEEQFILSQIALLEQVEALVPMLDSAHIKGTSLAVPEHATRLQRLAQIHIQQQAPVLTLTCHQTILLSKQFVQWDELLCQLEAAKQVKPAEE, from the exons ATGGCGGCTGTCAGCGACGTGCAGCGGCTACAGGCCCGTGTGGAGGAGCTGGAGCGCTGGGTGTACGGGTCTGGCGGGCCGCGCGGCTCGCGGAAG GTGGCTGATGGCCTGGTCAAGGTACAAGTGGCTTTGGGGAACATTGCCagcaagagggagagggtgaAGATTCTCTACAAAAAGA TTGAAGACTTGATCAAATATCTGGATCCTGAGTACATTGACCGCATTGCCATACCTGATGCCTCTAAGCTGCAGTTTATCTTAGCAG AGGAGCAGTTTATCTTATCCCAGATTGCACTCCTGGAACAGGTGGAGGCTTTGGTGCCTATGCTGGACAGCGCTCACATCAAAGGTACCTCTTTAG CCGTTCCTGAGCATGCCACCCGCCTGCAGCGCTTGGCCCAGATCCACATCCAGCAGCAG GCTCCTGTTCTCACCTTGACCTGCCACCAGACAATTCTTCTCTCCAAACAATTTGTGCAGTGGGATGAGCTACTTTGCCAGCTAGAGGCCGCCAAGCAAGTGAAGCCAGCAGAGGAGTGA
- the DCTN3 gene encoding dynactin subunit 3 isoform X1 → MAAVSDVQRLQARVEELERWVYGSGGPRGSRKVADGLVKVQVALGNIASKRERVKILYKKIEDLIKYLDPEYIDRIAIPDASKLQFILAEEQFILSQIALLEQVEALVPMLDSAHIKGTSLEQRIHFQNLRQFGPKDTSAPSSRQTWTHWTESKGTDPITGKAFFTSPCLQHWGGGMGQLWGPQGLFSPRALYPHPSPHPRLGSESKTRMGREPHHHL, encoded by the exons ATGGCGGCTGTCAGCGACGTGCAGCGGCTACAGGCCCGTGTGGAGGAGCTGGAGCGCTGGGTGTACGGGTCTGGCGGGCCGCGCGGCTCGCGGAAG GTGGCTGATGGCCTGGTCAAGGTACAAGTGGCTTTGGGGAACATTGCCagcaagagggagagggtgaAGATTCTCTACAAAAAGA TTGAAGACTTGATCAAATATCTGGATCCTGAGTACATTGACCGCATTGCCATACCTGATGCCTCTAAGCTGCAGTTTATCTTAGCAG AGGAGCAGTTTATCTTATCCCAGATTGCACTCCTGGAACAGGTGGAGGCTTTGGTGCCTATGCTGGACAGCGCTCACATCAAAGGTACCTCTTTAG AGCAGAGAATTCATTTTCAGAACCTCAGGCAGTTTGGACCTAAGGACACTAGT GCTCCCTCTTCTAGGCAGACCTGGACCCACTGGACTGAGAGCAAAGGAACAGATCCCATAACAGGCAAAGCTTTCTTTACCTCACCCTGCTTACAGCATTGGGGTGGGGGTATGGGGCAACTCTGGGGACCCCAAGGTTTATTTTCTCCTAGGGCCCTGtatccccaccccagcccccaccctcgcCTTGGGTCCGAGAGTAAGACTAGGATGGGCAGGGAGCCACACCACCACCTTTAG
- the DCTN3 gene encoding dynactin subunit 3 isoform X5: MAAVSDVQRLQARVEELERWVYGSGGPRGSRKVADGLVKVQVALGNIASKRERVKILYKKIEDLIKYLDPEYIDRIAIPDASKLQFILAEEQFILSQIALLEQVEALVPMLDSAHIKGTSLAVPEHATRLQRLAQIHIQQQDQCVEITEESKALLEEYNKTTILLSKQFVQWDELLCQLEAAKQVKPAEE; the protein is encoded by the exons ATGGCGGCTGTCAGCGACGTGCAGCGGCTACAGGCCCGTGTGGAGGAGCTGGAGCGCTGGGTGTACGGGTCTGGCGGGCCGCGCGGCTCGCGGAAG GTGGCTGATGGCCTGGTCAAGGTACAAGTGGCTTTGGGGAACATTGCCagcaagagggagagggtgaAGATTCTCTACAAAAAGA TTGAAGACTTGATCAAATATCTGGATCCTGAGTACATTGACCGCATTGCCATACCTGATGCCTCTAAGCTGCAGTTTATCTTAGCAG AGGAGCAGTTTATCTTATCCCAGATTGCACTCCTGGAACAGGTGGAGGCTTTGGTGCCTATGCTGGACAGCGCTCACATCAAAGGTACCTCTTTAG CCGTTCCTGAGCATGCCACCCGCCTGCAGCGCTTGGCCCAGATCCACATCCAGCAGCAG GACCAGTGTGTGGAGATCACTGAGGAGTCCAAGGCTCTCCTGGAGGAATACAACAAAACT ACAATTCTTCTCTCCAAACAATTTGTGCAGTGGGATGAGCTACTTTGCCAGCTAGAGGCCGCCAAGCAAGTGAAGCCAGCAGAGGAGTGA
- the DCTN3 gene encoding dynactin subunit 3 isoform X9 codes for MAAVSDVQRLQARVEELERWVYGSGGPRGSRKVADGLVKVQVALGNIASKRERVKILYKKIEDLIKYLDPEYIDRIAIPDASKLQFILAEEQFILSQIALLEQVEALVPMLDSAHIKGTSLEQRIHFQNLRQFGPKDTSPFLSMPPACSAWPRSTSSSSFREGKGLAWPHRDLLTL; via the exons ATGGCGGCTGTCAGCGACGTGCAGCGGCTACAGGCCCGTGTGGAGGAGCTGGAGCGCTGGGTGTACGGGTCTGGCGGGCCGCGCGGCTCGCGGAAG GTGGCTGATGGCCTGGTCAAGGTACAAGTGGCTTTGGGGAACATTGCCagcaagagggagagggtgaAGATTCTCTACAAAAAGA TTGAAGACTTGATCAAATATCTGGATCCTGAGTACATTGACCGCATTGCCATACCTGATGCCTCTAAGCTGCAGTTTATCTTAGCAG AGGAGCAGTTTATCTTATCCCAGATTGCACTCCTGGAACAGGTGGAGGCTTTGGTGCCTATGCTGGACAGCGCTCACATCAAAGGTACCTCTTTAG AGCAGAGAATTCATTTTCAGAACCTCAGGCAGTTTGGACCTAAGGACACTAGT CCGTTCCTGAGCATGCCACCCGCCTGCAGCGCTTGGCCCAGATCCACATCCAGCAGCAG CTttagagaggggaagggacttgcTTGGCCACATCGGGATCTTTTGACTCTCTGA